Proteins found in one Rhodovulum sp. MB263 genomic segment:
- a CDS encoding LysM peptidoglycan-binding domain-containing protein codes for MPDSARRESVRGSGLLSGRGSVWSWVILGGEAALVLMVAAWFLGRDDERKKEGPQAEGDAAVTSPAAAGHAPEPNTPGPDTPGSGNPEAEIPGAEAPAAGAGDRSEAVPPQVPPVPAPPAFDVVRVTPEGGALVSGRAGAGSVVAVLVEGREAARTEADAEGGFAVLFDLGQGAEARRISLAMLGPDGRRTASEATVILAPDLSAPAAGPARVAAPGSGDAPPEAPGSSQRPAPSSAQIGPPPAGPAAAILISDAEGVRLLEPPHSKETPPVSGVTLDAISYDARGAVRLAGHGRPGAALRLYIDNAPLAETGIDEAGRWSFHAPGIAAGRYVLRADLLAADGSVAARIETPFQREPAAEIAKEIAAVQPPPAGPGDAVGARVITVQPGYTLWGIADRTYGRGMQYVKIFEANRGQISDPDLIYPGQIFDLPRPE; via the coding sequence ATGCCCGACAGCGCGCGCAGGGAATCTGTCCGGGGATCGGGCCTTCTATCGGGCCGGGGATCGGTCTGGAGCTGGGTCATCCTCGGCGGCGAGGCGGCGCTGGTTCTCATGGTCGCCGCCTGGTTCCTCGGTCGCGACGACGAGCGCAAGAAGGAAGGGCCGCAGGCAGAAGGCGACGCGGCCGTGACGTCACCGGCTGCGGCCGGTCATGCCCCCGAGCCAAACACTCCCGGACCCGACACTCCCGGCTCCGGAAATCCCGAGGCTGAAATTCCCGGGGCCGAGGCCCCCGCAGCGGGCGCGGGTGATCGCTCCGAGGCGGTGCCGCCGCAGGTGCCGCCCGTCCCCGCGCCGCCTGCCTTCGATGTCGTGCGTGTCACGCCCGAGGGCGGGGCGCTGGTCTCGGGCCGGGCCGGGGCGGGCAGTGTCGTCGCGGTGCTGGTCGAGGGACGCGAGGCCGCCCGCACCGAGGCCGATGCGGAGGGCGGTTTCGCGGTCCTGTTCGATCTCGGCCAAGGCGCCGAGGCGCGACGGATCTCGCTTGCGATGCTGGGGCCCGACGGGCGCCGGACCGCTTCCGAGGCGACGGTCATCCTCGCCCCCGACCTCTCTGCTCCCGCCGCCGGGCCTGCCCGGGTCGCTGCGCCCGGGTCCGGGGATGCGCCGCCCGAAGCGCCGGGGTCTTCGCAAAGGCCCGCGCCGTCCTCTGCGCAGATCGGGCCGCCCCCGGCCGGGCCCGCCGCCGCCATCCTGATCTCGGATGCCGAAGGCGTGCGCCTGCTCGAGCCTCCGCATTCAAAGGAGACCCCGCCGGTTTCCGGTGTGACGCTCGATGCGATTTCCTATGATGCCCGCGGGGCCGTGCGCCTTGCCGGGCACGGCCGGCCCGGGGCAGCGCTGCGGCTCTATATCGACAATGCGCCGCTGGCCGAGACCGGGATCGACGAGGCCGGCCGCTGGAGCTTCCACGCGCCCGGCATCGCGGCCGGTCGTTATGTCCTCAGGGCGGATCTTCTGGCCGCCGATGGCAGCGTCGCTGCGCGGATCGAGACCCCGTTCCAGCGCGAGCCCGCCGCAGAGATCGCCAAAGAGATCGCCGCTGTCCAGCCGCCGCCTGCAGGCCCCGGGGACGCGGTGGGGGCCCGGGTGATCACCGTTCAGCCCGGCTATACGCTCTGGGGCATTGCCGACCGCACCTATGGCCGCGGCATGCAATATGTGAAGATCTTCGAGGCCAATCGCGGCCAGATCAGCGATCCCGACCTGATTTACCCGGGCCAGATCTTCGACCTTCCGCGCCCCGAGTAG
- a CDS encoding ABC transporter ATP-binding protein/permease, with protein sequence MRTIRKVAPYLWPQGQGWVKRRVVLAMAALLLAKVVSVGTPFLYKAAVDSLTGEVRDDTLLLAVGAVGLTVAYGMARLMNTGFQQLRDAIFTRVGQRALRRLALETFTHIHRLSLRYHISRKTGGLSRVMERGVKGVEFLLRFLLFSIGPLIVELVMVGIVFALAFDLWYLAVVAAVIAVYVKFTFVVTDWRVKIRRRMNDQDTDANQKAIDSLLNFETVKYFGAEAREAERYDRAMAGYEDAAIKTSYSLSLLNFGQALIITTGMIAVMVMAALGVQAGKLTVGDFVMVNAYMIQITAPLNFLGAVYREIRQSLIDMGDMFALLEQPAEVTDRPGAPALKVTGGAVEFRDVHFGYDPGRPILKGVSLSVPAGRKVAIVGPSGAGKSTIGRLLFRFYDVTGGRVAIDGQDLREITQDSLHRAIGVVPQDTVLFNDTILYNIAYGRPGASPAEIEAAARAAKIHDFVETLPRGYQTLVGERGLKLSGGEKQRVGIARTLLKNPPILLLDEATSALDSETEAGIQSELKAMGEGRTVIAIAHRLSTIVDADEIVVLEDGHVVERGTHDGLLAQGGRYAAMWQRQQAGEDDDIAAE encoded by the coding sequence ATGCGCACGATCCGCAAGGTCGCTCCCTATCTCTGGCCGCAGGGTCAGGGCTGGGTCAAGCGCCGCGTCGTGCTGGCGATGGCCGCCCTTCTGCTGGCCAAGGTGGTCTCGGTCGGGACCCCCTTTCTCTACAAGGCCGCGGTCGACAGCCTGACCGGCGAGGTCCGTGACGACACGCTTCTGCTGGCGGTGGGCGCGGTCGGTCTGACCGTCGCCTATGGCATGGCGCGGCTGATGAATACCGGCTTCCAGCAGCTGCGCGACGCGATCTTCACCCGGGTCGGTCAGCGCGCGCTCCGGCGGCTGGCGCTGGAAACCTTCACCCATATCCACCGCCTGTCGCTGCGCTATCACATCTCGCGCAAGACCGGGGGGCTGTCGCGGGTGATGGAGCGCGGCGTGAAGGGCGTCGAGTTCCTGCTGCGCTTCCTGCTCTTCAGCATCGGCCCGCTGATCGTCGAGCTGGTCATGGTCGGCATCGTCTTCGCGCTGGCCTTCGATCTCTGGTATCTCGCGGTCGTGGCGGCGGTGATCGCGGTCTATGTCAAGTTTACCTTCGTCGTCACCGACTGGCGGGTGAAGATCCGCCGCCGGATGAACGACCAGGATACCGATGCCAACCAGAAGGCCATCGATAGCCTGCTGAACTTCGAGACGGTCAAGTATTTCGGCGCCGAGGCGCGCGAGGCCGAGCGTTACGACCGTGCGATGGCGGGCTATGAGGATGCCGCGATCAAGACCTCCTATTCGCTGTCGCTCCTGAATTTCGGCCAGGCGCTGATCATCACGACGGGCATGATCGCGGTGATGGTGATGGCGGCGCTGGGGGTGCAGGCGGGCAAGCTGACGGTGGGCGATTTCGTGATGGTCAACGCCTACATGATCCAGATCACCGCGCCCCTGAATTTCCTCGGCGCGGTCTATCGCGAGATCCGGCAAAGCCTGATCGACATGGGCGACATGTTCGCCCTTCTGGAACAGCCCGCCGAGGTGACCGACCGGCCCGGCGCGCCCGCGCTGAAGGTGACGGGCGGCGCGGTCGAGTTCCGCGACGTGCACTTCGGCTACGACCCCGGCCGGCCGATCCTCAAGGGCGTCTCGCTCTCGGTTCCGGCCGGGCGCAAGGTGGCCATCGTCGGGCCGTCGGGCGCGGGCAAGTCGACCATCGGGCGACTGCTCTTCCGGTTCTACGACGTGACCGGGGGCAGGGTGGCGATCGACGGGCAGGATCTGCGCGAGATCACCCAGGACAGCCTGCACCGCGCCATCGGCGTGGTGCCCCAGGACACGGTGCTGTTCAACGACACCATCCTTTACAACATCGCCTATGGCCGCCCCGGGGCGAGTCCTGCCGAGATCGAGGCCGCGGCCCGCGCCGCCAAGATCCACGACTTCGTCGAAACCCTGCCCAGGGGCTATCAGACCCTCGTCGGCGAACGTGGGCTCAAGCTTTCGGGCGGCGAGAAACAGCGCGTGGGCATCGCCCGGACGCTTCTGAAGAACCCGCCGATCCTGCTGCTCGACGAGGCCACCTCGGCGCTCGATTCCGAGACCGAGGCGGGCATTCAGTCGGAACTCAAGGCGATGGGCGAGGGCCGCACCGTGATCGCCATCGCCCACCGGCTCTCGACCATCGTCGATGCCGACGAGATCGTGGTGCTGGAGGACGGCCATGTGGTAGAGCGCGGCACCCATGACGGGCTTCTGGCCCAGGGCGGCCGCTATGCCGCGATGTGGCAGCGCCAGCAGGCGGGCGAGGACGACGATATCGCCGCCGAATGA
- a CDS encoding efflux RND transporter permease subunit: protein MTGLVDWAAARARMVVAFVLMSLVAGALAYVELPKEGEPDIEIPALFISVPFPGISAEDSERLLVKPMETELSDLDGLDKMWATASENYAGIALEFEFGWDKTKIIADVRDRMNKAEADFPAGYETYTISEINFSKFPILVASLSGTLPERTLVRAAKDLQDRLEALDPVLEVSMAGQRDEMLEVILDPLKLESYNVTAQELVNVVTANNRLIAADEIETAQGAFALKIPASFESPQDVYDLPVKVNGNRVVRLGDLAEIRLTFEDRNSTARFNGEQTLALQVVKRKGFNIIDTSRLVREEIEKARAEWPPELRQAIVVTTSNDQSSNVESMVSQLEGSVLTAIALVMVVVLAFLGTRSALLVGFAIPTSFLLCFVLLAILDVTVSNIVMFGLILAVGMLVDGAIVVVEYADRRIAEGTGPMHAFAESAKRMFWPIVSSTATTLCAFLPMLFWPGVAGEFMGLLPVTLIFVLSASLVVALIYLPVLGGVAGRFSRVLSRISAKLRPQPRPLRIGLMALALATAFLGLMRMLNPAYPAPGPASSGALGMLPGMVLFTLGLIGCSLAANALRRARPEPVGAGHRRTLFGRLIRAIAGNPVMPLVTVAAVGAFVAGVFVYYGKHNNGVEFFVKTEPEQAIVYVRARGNLSIGEKDEMVRAVERVVLAESGVANVFSFAGEGGLSQNTGGASPPLDTIGQVQIELQKWRERAGNPELNGTRILERIGRKLDRIPGIRTEILNMADGPASAKPVHLSLRGENWDDLRTATRIVRERFDQTEGLRDIEDTRPLPGIDWKIDVDTEEAGRFGASAALAGQMVQLVTRGVLLDTMRVPSSDEEIDIRVRLPERDRLLSTLDNLKVRTELGLVPLSNFVTINPVRKIGRIDRVNGKRYFDVKAAVADGLTTAEGQPINANERIATLTGWLETAPLPKGVSWEWTGDQEDQAESTAFLSKAFTAALGLMFIILLAQFNSFYNSVLVLLAVVLSSAGVLIGMLVMGQPFSVIMTGTGVVALAGIVVNNNIVLIDTYQDYARYMPRIEAIVRTCEDRIRPVFLTTVTTMAGLLSMMLGVSFDFANGGYTQGSPASLWWTQLATAVVFGLGVATVLTLIFTPSLLALREWVRAGAYGSLHRLAALSAGPGSRAARDLALSRAAARQDPPEIIWSEAPGPTPPSGQAAEDGKDGKDGGGKGLRAAE, encoded by the coding sequence ATGACCGGTCTCGTCGACTGGGCCGCGGCCCGCGCGCGCATGGTCGTGGCCTTCGTGCTGATGTCGCTGGTCGCGGGCGCATTGGCCTATGTCGAGCTTCCCAAGGAGGGCGAGCCCGATATCGAGATCCCGGCCCTGTTCATCTCGGTCCCCTTCCCCGGCATCTCGGCCGAGGATTCCGAGCGGCTTCTGGTCAAGCCGATGGAAACCGAGCTGTCCGATCTCGACGGGCTCGACAAGATGTGGGCCACCGCAAGCGAGAACTATGCCGGGATCGCGCTCGAATTCGAATTCGGCTGGGACAAGACCAAGATCATCGCCGATGTGCGCGACCGGATGAACAAGGCCGAGGCCGATTTTCCGGCCGGCTACGAGACCTACACGATTTCCGAGATCAACTTCTCGAAATTCCCCATCCTCGTCGCCAGCCTCTCGGGCACGCTGCCGGAACGCACGCTGGTGCGCGCGGCCAAGGATCTGCAGGACCGGCTCGAGGCGCTCGATCCGGTGCTCGAGGTATCGATGGCCGGTCAGCGCGACGAGATGCTCGAGGTGATCCTCGATCCGCTCAAGCTCGAATCCTACAACGTGACGGCGCAGGAACTGGTCAATGTCGTCACCGCCAACAACCGTCTGATCGCGGCCGACGAGATCGAGACCGCGCAGGGCGCCTTCGCGCTCAAGATCCCGGCCTCGTTCGAAAGCCCGCAGGATGTCTACGATCTGCCGGTCAAGGTGAACGGCAACCGGGTGGTGCGGCTTGGCGATCTGGCGGAGATCCGGCTGACCTTCGAGGACCGCAACTCGACCGCGCGTTTCAACGGCGAGCAGACGCTGGCGCTGCAGGTGGTCAAGCGCAAGGGCTTCAACATCATCGACACCTCGCGGCTGGTGCGCGAGGAGATCGAGAAGGCCCGCGCCGAGTGGCCGCCCGAGCTGCGGCAGGCGATCGTCGTCACCACCTCGAACGACCAGTCGAGCAATGTGGAATCTATGGTCAGCCAGCTCGAGGGCTCGGTGCTGACGGCGATCGCGCTGGTGATGGTGGTGGTTCTGGCCTTTCTCGGCACCCGCTCGGCACTGCTGGTGGGCTTCGCGATCCCGACCTCGTTCCTGTTATGCTTCGTGCTGCTGGCGATCCTCGACGTGACGGTGTCGAATATCGTCATGTTCGGGCTGATCCTCGCGGTGGGGATGCTGGTCGACGGCGCCATCGTCGTGGTCGAATATGCCGACCGCCGGATCGCCGAGGGCACCGGGCCGATGCATGCCTTCGCCGAGTCGGCCAAGCGGATGTTCTGGCCCATCGTCAGTTCGACCGCGACCACGCTCTGCGCCTTCCTGCCGATGCTGTTCTGGCCCGGCGTCGCGGGCGAGTTCATGGGGCTGCTGCCGGTCACGCTGATCTTCGTGCTGTCGGCAAGCCTTGTGGTGGCGCTGATCTACCTGCCGGTGCTGGGCGGGGTGGCGGGCCGGTTCTCGCGCGTCCTGTCGCGCATCAGCGCGAAGCTGAGACCGCAGCCCAGGCCGCTCCGGATCGGGCTGATGGCGCTGGCGCTGGCGACGGCCTTTCTCGGCCTGATGCGGATGCTGAACCCGGCCTATCCGGCGCCGGGTCCGGCCAGTTCCGGGGCGCTCGGGATGCTGCCCGGGATGGTGCTTTTCACGCTGGGTCTGATCGGCTGTTCGCTGGCGGCGAACGCGCTCCGGCGCGCGCGGCCCGAGCCGGTCGGGGCGGGCCACCGCCGCACGCTCTTCGGCCGGCTGATCCGCGCCATCGCGGGCAATCCGGTGATGCCGCTGGTGACGGTCGCCGCGGTCGGCGCCTTCGTCGCCGGGGTTTTCGTCTATTACGGCAAGCACAATAACGGGGTCGAGTTCTTCGTGAAGACCGAGCCCGAACAGGCCATCGTCTATGTCCGGGCGCGCGGCAACCTGTCGATCGGCGAGAAGGACGAGATGGTGCGGGCGGTCGAGCGCGTCGTACTGGCCGAATCCGGGGTCGCGAACGTCTTCTCCTTCGCCGGAGAGGGCGGCCTGAGCCAGAACACGGGCGGGGCGAGCCCGCCGCTCGACACGATCGGCCAGGTCCAGATCGAATTGCAGAAATGGCGGGAGCGGGCCGGGAACCCAGAGCTGAACGGCACCCGGATCCTTGAACGGATCGGGCGCAAGCTGGACCGGATCCCCGGCATCCGCACCGAGATCCTGAACATGGCCGATGGCCCCGCCTCGGCCAAGCCGGTGCATCTGAGCCTGAGGGGCGAGAACTGGGACGATCTCCGGACCGCGACCCGGATCGTGCGCGAGCGCTTCGACCAGACCGAGGGATTGCGCGACATCGAGGATACGCGGCCGCTGCCCGGGATCGACTGGAAGATCGATGTCGATACCGAGGAGGCCGGCCGTTTTGGCGCCTCGGCGGCGCTGGCGGGCCAGATGGTGCAGCTGGTCACCCGCGGCGTGCTGCTCGACACGATGCGGGTGCCCTCCTCGGACGAGGAGATCGACATCCGGGTGCGTCTGCCCGAACGCGACCGCCTGCTATCGACGCTCGACAACCTGAAGGTGCGGACCGAGCTCGGGCTGGTGCCGCTGTCGAATTTCGTGACCATCAATCCGGTGCGCAAGATCGGGCGGATCGACCGGGTGAACGGCAAGCGCTATTTCGACGTCAAGGCGGCGGTGGCGGACGGGCTGACCACGGCCGAGGGCCAGCCGATAAATGCCAATGAGCGGATCGCGACCCTGACCGGCTGGCTCGAGACCGCGCCGCTTCCGAAGGGGGTGAGCTGGGAATGGACCGGCGATCAGGAGGATCAGGCGGAAAGCACGGCCTTCCTGTCGAAGGCCTTCACCGCCGCGCTGGGGCTGATGTTCATCATCCTGCTGGCGCAGTTCAACAGTTTCTACAATTCGGTGCTGGTGCTGCTGGCGGTGGTTCTGTCCTCGGCGGGCGTGCTGATCGGGATGCTGGTGATGGGCCAGCCCTTCTCGGTGATCATGACCGGGACCGGCGTGGTGGCGCTGGCGGGGATCGTCGTGAACAACAACATCGTGCTGATCGACACCTATCAGGACTATGCCCGCTACATGCCGCGGATAGAGGCCATCGTGCGCACCTGCGAGGACCGCATCCGCCCGGTCTTCCTGACCACGGTCACGACCATGGCGGGCTTGCTGTCGATGATGCTGGGGGTCAGCTTCGACTTTGCCAATGGCGGCTATACGCAAGGCAGCCCGGCCTCGCTGTGGTGGACCCAGCTCGCGACGGCGGTGGTCTTCGGGCTGGGCGTCGCGACGGTGCTGACGCTGATCTTCACGCCCTCGCTTCTGGCCCTGCGCGAATGGGTGCGGGCGGGCGCCTATGGCTCGCTGCACCGTCTCGCGGCGCTGAGCGCAGGCCCGGGCAGCCGCGCCGCCCGCGACCTCGCGCTGAGCCGGGCCGCCGCGCGGCAGGACCCGCCCGAGATCATCTGGAGCGAGGCCCCCGGACCGACACCGCCCTCCGGGCAGGCCGCCGAGGATGGCAAGGACGGCAAGGATGGCGGCGGGAAGGGATTGCGCGCCGCCGAATAG